In a genomic window of Wyeomyia smithii strain HCP4-BCI-WySm-NY-G18 chromosome 1, ASM2978416v1, whole genome shotgun sequence:
- the LOC129727355 gene encoding uncharacterized protein LOC129727355 yields the protein MLKLVLRFMSDSVLSRKKALDFVNDINRFSCTLLAGIKSNLKTFVKPESQADFDKILQQLIEKFSLKTEDQVQTFLKTKNLFKDPSVEIVHNQLEHVTHLNQRVIGHKKQKVIMPCVQTSIKQFFERDNLLNLTIKNMNQLNHDKSGKISNYIQGSSWKKKIEELGKDNLYIPFFLYNDDFDSDNSLGAHKGKNSQCGFYLSCPVIPNRFKGKLNSFIPVMFINSKVKKIRPQRVFRELIKKMILLQREGIEITDSHNTTRIYPVLCMFTGDNLSLNYIGGFTTSFSSNHYCRWCLSSKSEMQEMISEDETSLRNMNNYLNDVKKSNMKETGIKFRCPFIDLPAFDIINALNFDPMHDLGEGILPYTVALVLAKLLTDYGSESFSLEVINSRKNLFDYGLYKMNNIPEDITRSNLNEEMLKMSSCEMFTFVDFLPMMIGDLIQIGDKTWKYFLKLRKLVGFVYKPSYSKEEINELKNMIYHHHKMFMDIFGKTLKPKMHHLLHYPTAIVRNGPLKSTDGRRGESKNREIKQYARVNFNRKQLSLSIVKKEIYKSSYYSFLKYTEHHFSLIKSKYVYIHQLNLNTTMFSRNELCETSTSGTFDDLKINTKTCFKIVETFVKVQYLVVVNGIIYAVVEHLDVECFSDHMVCYFIKPHGSNLTTVFDLRLLDNFPQTLHKLSNGKLGLVEPEYM from the coding sequence ATGTTAAAACTTGTATTACGATTCATGTCCGACAGCGTATTAAGTAGGAAAAAGGCACTTGATTTCGTTAACGATATAAATAGGTTTTCTTGTACTTTGTTAGCTGGCATTAAAAGCAACTTAAAAACATTTGTTAAACCAGAGTCGCAAGCTGATTTTGACAAAATATTACAACAATTGATTGAAAAGTTCTCTTTAAAGACTGAAGACCAAGtgcaaacatttttaaaaaccaaaaatttgtttaagGATCCTAGTGTAGAGATTGTGCATAACCAACTAGAACATGTTACacatctgaaccagagagtaaTTGGCCAcaagaaacaaaaagtgataaTGCCATGCGTTCAGACATCTatcaaacaatttttcgaaagaGACAACCTGTTGAATCTCACTATCAAGAACATGAACCAGCTCAACCATGACAAAAGCGGTAAAATAAGTAATTATATTCAAGGATCctcttggaagaaaaaaattgaagagttGGGGAAAGATAACTTGtatattccattttttttatacAATGATGATTTCGATTCGGACAATTCTTTGGGAGCACATAAAGGAAAAAACTCTCAGTGCGGGTTCTATTTATCCTGTCCAGTTATTCCTAATAGATTCAAAGGAAAGCTCAACAGCTTTATTCCTGTTATGTTCATCaactcaaaagttaaaaaaattcgaCCACAACGTGTTTTTCGCGAATTaattaagaaaatgatcctcttacagAGGGAAGGAATTGAAATTACTGATAGCCACAACACAACTCGAATATATCCGGTGTTGTGTATGTTCACTGGTGACAATTTATCTCTAAATTATATCGGAGGATTTACTACAAGTTTTAGTTCCAATCATTATTGCCGTTGGTGTTTGTCTTCAAAAAGTGAAATGCAAGAAATGATTTCAGAAGATGAAACATCGCTCAGGAATATGAACAATTATTTGAATGATGTTAAGAAAAGCAACATGAAAGAAACGGGAATTAAATTTCGATGCCCATTTATAGATTTACCAGCGTTTGATATTATTAACGCATTGAATTTTGATCCCATGCATGATTTAGGCGAAGGTATACTACCTTATACGGTTGCACTTGTGTTAGCAAAACTTCTCACGGATTATGGATCCGAAAGTTTTTCATTAGAAGTCATTAACAGCCGAAAAAATTTGTTCGACTACGGGTTATACAAGATGAATAATATACCAGAAGACATAACCCGGTCAAATTTAAACGAAGAAATGCTGAAAATGTCGTCCTGCGAAATGTTTAcatttgttgattttttacCAATGATGATCGGTGATTTAATTCAAATAGGAGACAAGACGTGGAAATACTTTTTAAAGCTTCGGAAACTTGTTGGCTTTGTATATAAACCATCTTACTCAAAAGAAGAGATAAATGAGTTGAAAAACATGATCTATCACCATCACAAAATGTTTATGGATATTTTTGGAAAAACGTTGAAGCCAAAAATGCATCACCTATTACATTATCCTACTGCTATAGTTCGCAATGGACCACTAAAATCAACTGATGGTAGGCGAGGTGAGAGCAAAAACCGCGAAATAAAACAGTACGCTAGAGTTAATTTCAACAGAAAGCAGTTAAGTTTATCGATAGTAAAAAAAGAGATTTACAAAAGCTCATATTACTCCTTTTTAAAATATACTGAGCATCATTTTTCATTGATCAAATCCAAATATGTATACATACATCAATTGAATCTCAATACTACAATGTTCTCAAGGAATGAACTATGTGAAACTTCAACATCGGGAACATTtgatgatttgaaaataaatacaaaaacttgttttaaaattgtcgAAACTTTTGTAAAAGTGCAATATCTTGTTGTGGTCAACGGTATAATTTATGCGGTAGTAGAACATCTTGATGTGGAATGTTTTTCAGACCATATGGTATGTTACTTTATAAAACCACATGGAAGTAATTTAACCACTGTTTTTGACTTAAGGCTTCTTGACAATTTTCCACAGACATTGCACAAATTGAGCAACGGAAAGCTTGGTCTTGTTGAGCCTGAGTATATGTAA